The following are from one region of the Hymenobacter sp. YIM 151858-1 genome:
- the arfB gene encoding alternative ribosome rescue aminoacyl-tRNA hydrolase ArfB, whose translation MPELQFQTARSSGPGGQNVNKVETKVELRFQPGASAVLTEEQKQRLLEKLASRLTAEGVLIVTAQESRSQQRNKELAVQKFYELLQRSLHRPKARKATKPGAGAVRKRLEGKRRQSEKKANRRGDY comes from the coding sequence TTGCCTGAGCTCCAATTCCAGACTGCTCGCAGCAGCGGGCCGGGCGGGCAAAACGTGAACAAGGTTGAAACCAAGGTGGAGCTGCGCTTTCAACCCGGGGCCTCAGCCGTGCTCACGGAGGAGCAAAAGCAGCGGCTGCTCGAAAAGCTGGCCTCGCGCCTCACGGCCGAGGGCGTGCTCATCGTTACGGCGCAGGAGTCGCGGAGCCAGCAGCGCAACAAGGAGCTGGCCGTGCAAAAGTTTTACGAGCTGCTGCAGCGCAGCCTGCATCGGCCGAAGGCCCGCAAGGCTACCAAGCCCGGCGCGGGCGCCGTGCGCAAGCGCCTCGAAGGCAAGCGGCGCCAATCCGAAAAGAAAGCCAACCGCCGCGGCGACTACTAG